A region of Sneathiella limimaris DNA encodes the following proteins:
- a CDS encoding OmpA family protein, whose protein sequence is MARVGKRQIQKREFQFGIGTVSLLVASLLAVPVTAQTVVIGGSGSRPVTVNMGAISGNQVISANPPSVSTPSTMLSQGQAGSDYSKGATITYGNEVIKLVPPGSRPKATPKPKTIQKTKQKTQTAEKKSNITKVAEKAPETEKPVEKAPAPKADVAQAKKPMTSTEAKGSVKSSTQPDTVASTETASKSSSATPVAKEMPTTEPAQLKPKETAQKAEPAQKEPEVKQAEPSVAQKSPEEDKEKEVQVAAVEPKQVTAPSKSLKKIEPIKQDSSADQNSIMFEEGETTLPSSATSTLMNLAKAIEGNNDRIQLVAYANASSNGTARRLSLGRALVIRSKLMELGVPNNKIEVRALGKPDDGSPADRVDLKMVTR, encoded by the coding sequence ATGGCTCGTGTAGGCAAAAGACAAATCCAGAAGCGAGAGTTTCAGTTTGGTATAGGTACAGTATCCCTACTTGTTGCCAGTCTGTTGGCTGTGCCTGTAACGGCGCAAACCGTTGTTATTGGCGGAAGTGGCTCTCGCCCAGTTACTGTCAACATGGGAGCAATTTCTGGCAACCAGGTAATTTCGGCAAATCCGCCCTCTGTTTCCACTCCCTCAACCATGCTGTCTCAAGGACAAGCAGGGAGTGATTACAGCAAAGGCGCAACAATCACTTATGGAAATGAAGTTATAAAACTCGTTCCGCCCGGCAGTCGTCCAAAAGCAACACCCAAGCCGAAAACTATTCAAAAAACCAAACAGAAAACACAGACTGCTGAAAAGAAAAGTAACATAACGAAAGTTGCTGAAAAGGCACCTGAGACTGAAAAACCTGTTGAGAAAGCACCTGCCCCTAAAGCTGACGTTGCCCAAGCAAAGAAACCAATGACTTCTACCGAAGCTAAGGGTTCTGTAAAATCGTCTACTCAGCCTGACACAGTCGCATCTACTGAAACGGCGAGTAAGTCCAGCTCAGCAACGCCAGTGGCAAAGGAAATGCCAACTACTGAACCTGCACAACTCAAGCCCAAGGAAACTGCTCAAAAGGCAGAGCCTGCGCAAAAAGAACCGGAAGTAAAACAAGCGGAACCAAGTGTGGCGCAAAAATCTCCGGAAGAGGATAAAGAGAAGGAAGTACAGGTCGCTGCAGTTGAGCCAAAACAGGTGACAGCACCAAGTAAGTCTCTTAAAAAAATCGAACCTATCAAACAAGACAGTTCAGCGGATCAGAATTCCATCATGTTTGAAGAAGGGGAAACCACGTTACCTTCCTCTGCAACTTCCACCCTCATGAACTTGGCCAAAGCTATTGAGGGAAATAATGATCGCATACAGCTTGTCGCATATGCAAATGCCAGCAGCAATGGAACCGCTCGACGTCTATCCCTTGGGCGAGCACTTGTCATACGATCAAAGTTAATGGAACTGGGCGTTCCCAATAACAAGATTGAGGTCAGAGCCCTCGGTAAACCTGATGATGGGTCGCCGGCTGATCGGGTCGATTTGAAAATGGTAACAAGGTAA
- a CDS encoding MotA/TolQ/ExbB proton channel family protein, with protein MAIFLAIVIAIGVFLFQPAKTAFEANPYLNGLILATLLFGILFIFRQVLILNNEISWTENLRKNEGSIALQSTPNLLSPLATIIRDNNGPLRMSAVTMNTILDSVSARLDEGRDISRYLINVLVFLGLLGTFWGLLETVGSVGDAISALNVGSGDFNKVFSDLQAGLEKPLDGMAVAFSSSLFGLSGSLILGFLDMQAGQAQNRFYTDLEEWLTTITKFTSSGPAALSDGDQSVPAYVSALLEQTAESLDTLQRTLSRNEERRHSGEATMITVSEKLAALTDQMRAEQDLMVKLVEGQLELKPVLQRMAQAQEQGGLDQASKNHLRNLDVYMARMLEDVADGRNQIVQEIRSDIKLLTRTIATIAEEDKRS; from the coding sequence ATGGCCATATTCTTGGCCATTGTCATAGCAATCGGTGTATTCTTGTTTCAACCGGCTAAAACCGCATTTGAAGCAAACCCATATCTTAACGGGTTAATCCTGGCGACGCTGCTTTTTGGCATTCTGTTTATCTTCCGTCAGGTCCTTATTTTAAATAATGAAATCAGCTGGACGGAAAACCTCCGGAAAAATGAAGGCAGTATTGCACTCCAGAGTACACCAAACCTTCTCTCGCCTCTGGCCACAATCATAAGGGATAATAACGGACCGCTGCGCATGTCTGCGGTGACGATGAATACCATCCTCGATAGTGTCAGTGCCCGCCTAGATGAAGGCCGCGACATCTCTCGATACTTGATCAATGTTCTGGTTTTTCTGGGCCTGCTGGGAACTTTTTGGGGCTTATTGGAAACTGTTGGTTCAGTTGGTGATGCCATCTCGGCTTTGAACGTGGGCAGCGGTGACTTCAACAAAGTTTTTAGCGATCTACAGGCCGGACTTGAAAAACCGTTGGATGGTATGGCTGTCGCCTTTTCTTCATCCCTTTTTGGTCTGTCTGGCTCTTTGATCCTTGGGTTTCTGGATATGCAAGCCGGTCAGGCGCAAAATCGGTTCTACACAGACCTGGAGGAGTGGCTGACGACAATCACCAAATTCACCTCATCTGGGCCTGCTGCACTCTCTGACGGTGATCAGAGTGTTCCAGCTTACGTCAGCGCGTTGCTAGAACAAACCGCTGAAAGCCTTGATACCCTGCAACGCACACTATCCCGCAATGAAGAACGGCGTCATAGTGGTGAAGCAACTATGATTACTGTCAGTGAAAAACTCGCTGCCTTGACGGATCAAATGCGTGCAGAACAGGATTTGATGGTGAAACTCGTTGAAGGCCAACTGGAATTAAAGCCTGTGCTTCAACGTATGGCTCAAGCCCAAGAACAAGGTGGTCTTGATCAAGCGAGTAAAAACCATCTTCGCAACTTGGATGTATACATGGCCCGAATGCTGGAAGATGTTGCAGATGGTCGAAATCAAATCGTTCAGGAAATCCGGAGTGACATCAAACTTCTGACGCGTACCATTGCGACGATTGCCGAAGAAGATAAACGTAGCTGA
- a CDS encoding peptidoglycan -binding protein, with amino-acid sequence MARRRNGQRANYEIWPGFVDALTTLLLVIIFLLVVFALAQFFLSKALSGRDAALEKLNQQVAELSDLLALEKQSNAELKQDILALTSSLQESNKERDTAIIQLETLTSRALEAENERDELVLLLRKQEEQTEEKEQSLKEAEERIQAEQDKIAANLKEIESLQRDIEALKKVREDLEKEVGNLKTALTEKDTEIGSLRDRSKELEAKLADEAERTQLAQEDIKEREIRLSELQALYLQTQDQLTEEERISAEAKAQVELLNAQLSALRTQLANIEKALEIAEEKDKEQKTQIADLGKRLNQALAQKVQELQQYRSDFFGKLREVLKNKPGISVVGDRFVFQSEVLFGLGEAELGPEGRENMRTFAKTLLEIADDIPDEIDWVLRVDGHTDKQPISTARFPSNWELSMARALSVTKYLIARGIPPQRLAPTGFGQYQPLDPRDDEIAYLRNRRIELKLTEK; translated from the coding sequence ATGGCACGCAGACGAAACGGACAGCGCGCAAACTATGAAATCTGGCCGGGTTTCGTAGACGCCCTGACGACCCTGCTATTGGTCATCATCTTTCTATTGGTGGTTTTCGCCCTCGCCCAGTTCTTCTTGTCAAAAGCCCTTTCTGGCCGCGATGCCGCGCTTGAGAAACTCAATCAACAGGTTGCCGAACTCTCCGACCTTCTTGCCTTGGAGAAACAATCCAATGCTGAGCTCAAGCAGGACATACTGGCATTAACATCGTCTCTACAGGAATCAAATAAGGAACGCGACACCGCAATTATTCAACTGGAAACGCTAACCAGCCGTGCGCTTGAGGCAGAAAACGAACGTGATGAGCTTGTGCTTTTACTTCGAAAACAGGAAGAACAAACTGAAGAAAAAGAACAGTCCCTCAAAGAGGCAGAAGAACGTATTCAAGCTGAGCAGGATAAAATAGCTGCCAATCTGAAAGAAATAGAGAGCCTTCAAAGAGACATTGAAGCCCTGAAAAAAGTTCGGGAAGACCTGGAAAAAGAAGTTGGGAACTTAAAAACTGCTTTAACGGAAAAAGACACAGAAATTGGAAGCCTCCGGGATCGCAGTAAAGAACTGGAAGCAAAATTAGCTGACGAAGCTGAGCGAACACAATTAGCACAAGAAGATATCAAAGAGCGCGAAATTCGCCTGTCTGAGTTGCAAGCCCTTTATCTTCAAACACAGGACCAGTTGACTGAGGAAGAACGCATTTCTGCTGAAGCAAAAGCTCAAGTCGAACTCTTAAATGCCCAACTTTCTGCTCTTCGGACTCAACTCGCAAATATCGAGAAAGCTCTGGAGATAGCGGAAGAAAAAGACAAGGAGCAAAAAACCCAGATTGCCGATCTCGGGAAACGCCTCAACCAAGCGTTGGCTCAGAAAGTTCAAGAACTCCAACAGTACCGATCCGATTTCTTTGGAAAGCTCCGGGAAGTTCTCAAAAACAAACCCGGCATTAGCGTCGTCGGTGACCGTTTTGTCTTTCAGTCAGAAGTTCTGTTTGGTCTTGGAGAAGCAGAGCTTGGTCCCGAGGGTCGGGAGAACATGAGAACCTTTGCAAAAACCTTGCTGGAAATCGCCGACGATATTCCGGATGAAATCGACTGGGTTCTTCGGGTCGATGGCCACACAGACAAACAACCAATTAGCACGGCCCGGTTCCCGTCCAATTGGGAGCTTTCTATGGCCCGGGCGCTATCTGTAACTAAATACCTCATTGCCCGTGGTATCCCGCCTCAGCGGCTTGCTCCGACGGGATTTGGACAGTATCAGCCATTAGATCCGAGAGATGACGAGATCGCTTATCTCCGCAACCGACGGATCGAACTAAAACTAACTGAAAAATAG
- a CDS encoding SMP-30/gluconolactonase/LRE family protein: protein MQRIFIAFMSLLVLAVGVAVYVLVSTGQFDTVEPAFTGHCVAVEGVPGVEDIVVHPSGNYAFMSSQDRQNGHRGNIFLYDLEKSNQEPINLTNSLEGAFSPLGISFYRDPDGTEKLFVIDRASKFPADDKRSKVRIFLWTDSLLVEQSFQEIEGSPNNILAVGTNQYYLTNDYRYGDSLFSDLQSVLALPISTVSYFDGSTFREVASGLEFANGIAASENGKTVFVAETLGRRISVFDRNPATGQLTLKEEVDLPTAPDNLTRDDQDRIWIAGHPQLLSYYGHQGDIGKLSPSHILQLTKGAANQTVASQLMLDAGDLISGATVAAPIGRRFLVGAAFENKFLDCSL, encoded by the coding sequence TTGCAACGCATCTTTATTGCATTTATGAGCCTGTTAGTCTTGGCCGTTGGCGTGGCCGTCTATGTGCTAGTCTCAACTGGACAATTCGATACTGTAGAGCCAGCATTTACGGGACATTGTGTTGCAGTTGAAGGTGTACCTGGCGTTGAAGATATTGTCGTTCATCCTTCTGGTAATTACGCCTTTATGTCCTCTCAGGACCGCCAGAATGGGCACAGGGGTAACATATTTCTTTATGATTTGGAGAAATCAAATCAGGAGCCCATAAATCTGACAAACTCTCTTGAGGGGGCTTTCTCTCCGTTAGGAATATCTTTCTATCGGGATCCAGATGGTACCGAGAAGCTTTTTGTTATCGATCGTGCCAGTAAATTTCCAGCTGACGATAAGCGAAGCAAAGTTCGCATATTTTTGTGGACCGACTCACTGTTGGTTGAGCAGAGTTTTCAAGAAATTGAAGGAAGCCCAAACAACATATTGGCCGTTGGGACAAATCAATATTACCTAACCAATGATTATCGATATGGCGACAGTTTGTTTTCGGATCTTCAGTCTGTACTGGCGTTGCCGATTTCTACTGTTAGCTATTTCGATGGGTCGACCTTTCGTGAAGTTGCAAGTGGGCTGGAGTTCGCAAATGGTATAGCTGCTTCTGAAAATGGGAAGACGGTATTTGTTGCGGAAACCCTCGGGCGGCGAATATCTGTATTCGATCGAAACCCCGCAACTGGACAACTGACTTTAAAGGAAGAAGTTGATCTTCCGACTGCGCCAGATAATTTGACTAGAGATGATCAAGACCGCATTTGGATTGCTGGCCATCCGCAGCTGCTTAGCTACTATGGGCATCAGGGTGACATTGGAAAATTATCCCCCAGTCACATACTTCAACTCACGAAGGGTGCTGCAAACCAAACCGTTGCCTCTCAATTGATGTTGGATGCAGGCGACTTGATCTCAGGTGCGACCGTGGCGGCGCCAATAGGTCGTCGTTTTTTGGTTGGCGCAGCTTTTGAGAATAAATTTCTAGATTGTAGTCTTTAA
- a CDS encoding ABC transporter transmembrane domain-containing protein encodes MTETQTDQNQPESAKKGKKPPVTRLLDLYRFVAPYKARFVGAMIALIFASASLLLIGQAIRLLLDHGFSEGSENLDQYFIGLMAVVVGLAVASFARYYLVSWIGERVISDIRAAVFSHILKLNPAFFEITRTGEVLSRLTTDTTLIQTVIGSSVSVALRNMLSFVGGLTLLVYTSPKLAGMVLLVVPLIVVPIIFFGRKVRKLSARNQDAIARVSARADETLRSIQTSQAYTHEDIDRKSFAADVEESFKIAITRIKARAWLTAIVILLVFGAIDFVLWSGATDVVKGNMSPGTLASFVFYAIVVAGSMGSLSEIWGELQRAAGASERLLELLNQEPQIQAPINPVPIGRELVNGIAFREVSFRYPTRPDYKALNDFSLEIKPGETVAIVGPSGAGKTTIFQLLLRFYDPQQGTIYLNGVDICAAAPETVRNFMGLVPQDPVIFADTARNNILYGRPEASEEEIIAAAKAAAAYEFIEDLPEGLDTYFGERGVTLSGGQKQRIAIARAILRDPQILLLDEATSALDAESESLVQSALENLMRGRTTLVIAHRLATVLSADRIVVVDKGKIVTQGTHEQLMQEGGLYAKLAKLQFDLGREAITA; translated from the coding sequence GTGACTGAAACTCAGACAGATCAAAATCAGCCTGAATCTGCTAAAAAAGGCAAAAAACCGCCTGTTACACGTCTTTTAGACCTTTATCGATTCGTAGCACCCTATAAAGCCCGGTTTGTGGGCGCAATGATCGCTCTGATTTTTGCTTCTGCCAGCTTGCTTCTGATCGGTCAGGCCATACGTCTTTTGCTTGATCATGGATTTTCAGAAGGATCGGAGAATCTGGATCAATACTTTATAGGACTAATGGCTGTTGTTGTTGGCCTCGCAGTTGCTTCATTTGCGAGATATTACCTTGTTTCCTGGATCGGGGAGCGGGTGATTTCAGATATTCGGGCTGCTGTTTTCAGTCACATACTCAAGTTAAATCCAGCTTTTTTTGAGATTACGAGAACAGGTGAGGTGTTGTCTCGCCTCACGACAGATACGACTCTCATTCAAACTGTGATTGGCTCTTCAGTGTCTGTTGCGCTTAGGAACATGCTGTCTTTTGTTGGCGGGCTAACTCTCCTGGTGTACACAAGTCCCAAATTGGCCGGGATGGTATTGTTGGTTGTTCCATTGATTGTGGTTCCAATTATTTTCTTCGGTCGAAAAGTTCGGAAACTTAGTGCGCGAAATCAGGATGCAATTGCTCGTGTCAGTGCTAGAGCAGATGAAACCCTTCGATCTATTCAGACCTCTCAAGCCTATACTCACGAAGATATTGACCGGAAATCTTTTGCTGCTGATGTGGAAGAAAGTTTCAAGATAGCCATAACTCGAATTAAAGCTCGGGCCTGGCTGACAGCAATCGTGATTCTGCTGGTATTTGGAGCTATTGATTTCGTGCTCTGGAGTGGTGCAACGGACGTGGTGAAGGGAAATATGTCCCCAGGCACTCTGGCCTCATTCGTATTTTATGCAATTGTTGTTGCGGGTTCGATGGGGTCTTTGAGTGAAATTTGGGGAGAACTTCAAAGAGCAGCAGGCGCTTCGGAGAGACTTCTTGAACTCCTCAATCAGGAACCACAAATTCAGGCACCGATAAACCCGGTTCCGATTGGACGCGAATTGGTAAATGGTATTGCGTTTCGTGAGGTAAGTTTCCGTTATCCGACGCGCCCCGATTACAAAGCCCTGAATGATTTTTCACTGGAAATAAAGCCTGGCGAGACTGTCGCAATCGTTGGGCCAAGCGGGGCTGGAAAGACAACGATATTTCAGTTACTGCTTCGCTTCTATGACCCCCAACAGGGAACAATTTATTTAAACGGTGTCGATATCTGTGCAGCGGCACCGGAAACGGTTAGGAATTTTATGGGGCTCGTGCCACAGGACCCTGTCATTTTTGCGGATACTGCTCGGAACAATATCTTATATGGCCGCCCTGAAGCCTCAGAAGAAGAGATTATTGCTGCCGCAAAAGCTGCCGCGGCCTACGAATTTATCGAAGATTTGCCAGAGGGACTGGATACCTATTTTGGTGAAAGAGGGGTCACGCTTTCTGGTGGACAGAAGCAACGAATAGCCATAGCGCGAGCAATCTTAAGAGATCCACAGATATTGTTGCTTGATGAGGCAACCTCAGCATTGGATGCGGAAAGTGAGAGCCTCGTTCAATCCGCTTTGGAAAATTTAATGCGTGGTAGAACTACTCTTGTGATTGCACACCGATTGGCAACTGTACTCAGCGCAGATCGAATTGTCGTTGTGGACAAAGGGAAAATTGTAACCCAGGGCACACACGAGCAACTTATGCAAGAGGGGGGGCTTTACGCCAAACTCGCAAAGCTTCAATTTGATTTGGGTCGTGAAGCCATCACAGCTTAG
- the rpmE gene encoding 50S ribosomal protein L31 has translation MKKDTHPDYHTITVEMTDGSTFETRSTYGNEGDVLKLDIDVKSHPAWTGGTQRVREDGRVAKFNKRFSSFGLK, from the coding sequence ATGAAAAAAGATACACATCCAGACTACCACACCATCACTGTTGAAATGACAGATGGTTCTACATTTGAAACACGTTCAACATATGGCAACGAAGGCGATGTGCTGAAGCTCGATATTGATGTGAAAAGCCATCCAGCATGGACTGGCGGAACTCAGCGCGTTCGTGAAGATGGTCGTGTTGCTAAGTTCAACAAGCGTTTTTCCAGCTTTGGCCTCAAATAA
- a CDS encoding DUF1465 family protein codes for MTSGMDEQPNTGGSAIFFSRTYDEALRLVVEAREYLLGPGSMAVKKLSHEASFLYATESLRLTTRLTECMSWLMFQRAVIEGEITAEEAQADECHLQYQKTCLPDDINGDIEILPPGLISLLERSELLYKRILRLDNQAIESFRQAKL; via the coding sequence ATGACTTCAGGGATGGATGAGCAGCCAAATACCGGTGGTAGCGCGATTTTCTTCTCCAGAACTTATGATGAGGCTCTCAGGCTCGTTGTTGAGGCTCGGGAGTATCTTCTGGGCCCAGGAAGCATGGCAGTCAAAAAGCTGTCCCATGAAGCGAGTTTTCTCTACGCAACAGAATCACTACGTTTAACAACACGTCTTACAGAGTGTATGTCTTGGTTAATGTTTCAGCGTGCAGTGATCGAGGGGGAGATTACGGCCGAGGAAGCTCAGGCCGATGAATGTCATCTTCAGTATCAGAAAACATGTCTGCCGGACGATATTAATGGTGATATTGAAATATTGCCGCCTGGTTTGATATCACTACTTGAGCGCAGTGAACTTCTATACAAGAGGATACTCCGTCTAGATAATCAGGCAATAGAAAGCTTTAGGCAGGCAAAGCTGTAA
- a CDS encoding Hsp20 family protein, producing the protein MRSFDFAPLFRPSAGYGSFSRLFNELERAAAPSSYPSYDVAKFEDDKYEIVIAAPGYAEEDIEITVTQNSLTISGKDDQQSVEGVEYLHKGLQSSSLDYRFELSETIKVTGATMDKGLLKISLEKEIPEAMKPRSIQINKPNLIEGKAA; encoded by the coding sequence ATGCGCAGTTTTGATTTTGCACCCTTATTCCGCCCATCTGCAGGCTACGGTTCTTTCAGCCGGTTATTCAATGAACTAGAGCGGGCAGCGGCACCGTCATCTTATCCCAGCTACGATGTAGCAAAATTTGAAGATGACAAATATGAGATCGTTATTGCAGCTCCCGGGTATGCAGAAGAAGACATCGAAATTACTGTTACCCAGAATTCACTGACAATTTCGGGAAAGGACGACCAGCAATCTGTCGAAGGAGTTGAATACCTTCACAAAGGCTTGCAATCATCTTCCTTGGATTACCGCTTTGAGCTTTCCGAAACGATCAAGGTAACAGGTGCAACCATGGACAAGGGTCTTTTGAAAATTTCCTTAGAAAAAGAAATCCCAGAAGCCATGAAGCCTCGGAGCATTCAAATTAACAAGCCGAACCTCATCGAAGGTAAAGCGGCTTAA
- a CDS encoding acyl-CoA thioesterase yields the protein MNKEDFGFLFEFRVRYSEIDGQGVVFNAHYLTYFDVAITEYFRDMGFDYVAYPKETGCDFHLVKSLVNYEKPLLFDTEFQVGCRIAKVGNSSLTFELGVYDKKSDERYATGEIIWVNTDQQSHKTERVPDNIREMIDLYQH from the coding sequence ATGAATAAAGAGGATTTTGGCTTCTTATTTGAGTTTCGGGTTCGCTACTCGGAGATTGATGGGCAGGGCGTTGTTTTTAATGCTCATTATCTGACTTATTTTGATGTCGCTATCACAGAGTATTTCCGAGATATGGGGTTTGACTATGTGGCTTACCCCAAAGAGACAGGATGTGATTTCCACCTGGTGAAGTCTTTGGTGAATTATGAGAAACCCTTGCTGTTTGATACGGAATTTCAGGTTGGGTGTCGTATTGCAAAAGTTGGCAATAGCTCACTTACTTTTGAGTTGGGTGTCTATGATAAGAAATCTGATGAGCGCTATGCGACGGGAGAGATTATCTGGGTTAATACAGATCAGCAAAGTCATAAAACGGAACGTGTGCCTGACAATATTAGAGAGATGATTGATCTATATCAGCACTAA
- the rfbD gene encoding dTDP-4-dehydrorhamnose reductase, with the protein MKVFITGTRGQVGSELNLQGQALGHEVVALDHSSLDITDKYQVINLVRSTGPDVVINAAAYTVVDKAESNVQQAMKVNRDAPQFLAEACHLVGIPLVHISTDFVFDGHKSGAYLETDPCDPLSVYGRSKFEGEQLIQNTLKEHIILRTAWVFGGEANFVNTMRRLGREREEISVVNDQFGGPTAASDIAGTLLKIAEAIKEPSFQDWGVYHYCGSPAVSWYEFAVEILKDNPAVTVKPIPTSDYPTPAKRPANSVLDCSKIEQVFHIIQPNWREKL; encoded by the coding sequence TTGAAGGTCTTCATAACAGGTACTCGGGGACAGGTCGGTAGTGAGTTGAACTTGCAAGGACAGGCTTTAGGGCACGAAGTTGTTGCTCTAGATCACTCCTCTTTGGATATAACTGATAAATATCAGGTTATAAATCTTGTTCGCTCAACGGGCCCTGATGTTGTGATAAACGCCGCAGCTTATACTGTTGTTGATAAAGCTGAGAGTAATGTCCAACAGGCGATGAAAGTGAACCGAGACGCACCCCAATTTCTGGCAGAGGCATGTCATCTGGTCGGTATCCCCTTAGTTCATATTTCGACTGATTTTGTTTTTGATGGGCATAAGTCAGGGGCTTATTTGGAGACAGATCCCTGCGATCCTTTGAGTGTTTATGGACGTTCAAAGTTTGAGGGTGAACAGCTCATCCAGAATACTCTTAAAGAGCATATTATCCTTCGGACAGCCTGGGTCTTTGGGGGGGAGGCTAATTTTGTGAATACGATGCGTCGTTTGGGGCGTGAGCGTGAGGAAATATCTGTTGTGAATGATCAATTCGGCGGACCAACAGCTGCTTCAGATATCGCAGGAACCTTACTAAAGATTGCAGAGGCTATTAAGGAGCCATCTTTTCAAGACTGGGGTGTCTATCATTATTGCGGATCGCCTGCAGTCAGTTGGTACGAATTTGCCGTTGAAATCCTGAAAGATAATCCGGCTGTGACAGTGAAACCAATACCGACTAGCGACTACCCAACTCCGGCAAAGCGCCCAGCAAACTCTGTTTTGGATTGTTCCAAGATTGAACAAGTCTTTCACATAATACAGCCAAACTGGCGCGAAAAACTTTAA
- the rfbB gene encoding dTDP-glucose 4,6-dehydratase, protein MTIFVTGGAGFIGSALVRDLVKSGKDHVVTIDKLTYAGSLENLKEISGENTHSFEQVDICDASAIGALFKKYRPSTVYHLAAESHVDRSIDGPADFIQTNLVGTFTMLQAALEYWRELEESKKADFRFLHISTDEVYGELGAEGLFSETSPYEPNSPYSASKAGSDHLARAWQRTFGLPVLITNCSNNYGPYQFPEKLLPVIILNALQGRDLPVYGNGLNIRDWLYVHDHAAALRLVVEKGNIGETYMIGGRAEQTNIDMVKAICKILDKKFPEKAPHEQLIKYVTDRPGHDARYAVDCSKIERKLGWTQSVTLEEGLERTVDWYLNNLDWVEAVGKDVALDRRGLGESKS, encoded by the coding sequence ATGACAATTTTTGTGACAGGCGGTGCAGGCTTTATCGGATCAGCCCTGGTGAGAGACCTTGTGAAAAGCGGGAAAGATCACGTCGTAACTATTGATAAGCTGACCTATGCCGGATCCCTTGAAAATTTAAAAGAAATCTCCGGGGAGAATACACATAGCTTTGAGCAAGTGGATATTTGTGATGCATCAGCCATAGGAGCACTGTTCAAGAAGTATCGGCCGTCTACTGTTTATCATTTGGCCGCAGAAAGTCATGTGGACCGATCAATTGATGGACCAGCTGATTTTATCCAGACTAATCTGGTGGGAACATTCACCATGCTTCAGGCAGCACTAGAGTACTGGAGAGAATTGGAAGAAAGTAAAAAAGCTGATTTCAGGTTTCTGCATATTTCAACTGATGAAGTTTATGGTGAGTTGGGAGCGGAAGGATTGTTCTCGGAAACAAGTCCATACGAGCCTAATTCTCCCTATTCGGCAAGTAAAGCTGGCTCGGATCATCTGGCGAGGGCTTGGCAAAGGACATTTGGATTGCCTGTCCTGATTACAAATTGCTCGAATAACTATGGCCCTTATCAATTCCCGGAAAAGCTCCTGCCGGTTATTATTCTTAACGCGTTACAGGGAAGAGACTTACCCGTTTACGGAAATGGTTTGAACATTCGCGACTGGCTTTATGTGCATGACCATGCGGCTGCTTTGCGCCTTGTTGTTGAAAAAGGAAATATCGGTGAGACCTATATGATTGGTGGCCGGGCGGAGCAGACGAACATAGATATGGTGAAAGCTATCTGTAAAATTCTGGATAAGAAGTTTCCTGAAAAGGCACCTCATGAGCAGCTCATAAAATATGTTACTGATCGGCCTGGTCATGATGCTCGATATGCTGTTGATTGCTCCAAGATTGAACGTAAATTAGGTTGGACGCAGTCTGTTACCCTTGAAGAAGGTCTGGAAAGAACAGTGGACTGGTATCTGAATAATCTAGATTGGGTTGAAGCGGTCGGAAAGGATGTTGCGCTGGATCGCCGCGGGCTTGGGGAGAGCAAGTCTTGA
- the rfbC gene encoding dTDP-4-dehydrorhamnose 3,5-epimerase: protein MTEVLATEIAEVKIVIPKKFGDHRGFFSETWNRGALTAAGIDTEFIQDNHAFSAEKGTIRGLHYQLPPKAQGKLVRVTRGAVLDVAVDIRRGSPTFGKHVAVELSSDNWKQLWVPPGFAHGYCTLTENVEFLYKVDNDYSPEHEAGIIWNDPALGIDWKLDGSEARLSDKDTILPLLEKQDQLFEYGDY from the coding sequence ATGACGGAAGTATTAGCGACAGAGATCGCTGAAGTTAAAATTGTGATCCCGAAAAAATTTGGAGATCACAGAGGGTTCTTTTCAGAAACATGGAACCGTGGTGCACTGACTGCGGCGGGCATTGATACTGAATTTATCCAGGATAACCATGCGTTTAGCGCTGAAAAAGGCACCATTCGTGGGTTGCATTACCAGCTACCCCCTAAAGCACAAGGAAAGTTGGTAAGGGTAACCCGTGGAGCCGTTTTGGATGTTGCTGTTGATATTCGGCGGGGATCCCCCACTTTCGGGAAACATGTCGCTGTTGAACTGTCTTCAGACAATTGGAAGCAGCTTTGGGTGCCGCCAGGATTTGCGCATGGATACTGTACCCTCACCGAAAATGTAGAATTTCTCTACAAGGTTGATAACGATTACAGTCCTGAGCACGAAGCGGGAATTATCTGGAATGATCCGGCTCTTGGGATTGACTGGAAGCTAGATGGTTCTGAGGCAAGGCTTTCAGACAAGGACACTATACTTCCCTTACTGGAAAAGCAGGACCAGCTGTTTGAATATGGAGATTATTGA